The DNA region CCGGCTCGGGCCCGCTACCGGCCGGGACAGTCCCCGGCCTCCTGGCAGAGGTTCCCCTCCACCTTGGCGAGCAACCGGGCCAGTTCGGCGCGTTCGGCCGGATCGAGCCCCGCGAGAGTGTGCTCCTCCAGGCCGGACCAGGCGTTCCGCACCGCGGTGTGCAGGGCGCAACTCTCGTCCGTGGCCTCGACCAGGACGGCCCGCCGGTCGTCCGGGTCGGGGCGGCGGCGCACGTGCCCGGTCTGTTCGAGGCGCTGGAGCATCTTCGTGACGGTGGACGGGTCGAGGTCCACGGACCTGATCAGCTCGGACTGGCGGACCGCCCCGCTGTCCCACAGGTGCATCATCAGGAACTCCTGGCCGGGGTAGAGCCCGAGCCCCTTGAGCAGTCTGGCCGCCGCGTTGCGGTGGAGTCTGGCGACCCGCGAGACGGCATGGCTGACGGGGCCGCCGAGCGCCGCGCTCGGCAGCGCGTCCGTACAGGCGGCACCGTCCGGAGCGGTCGCGGTGGCTTCGGCGGGCGTGGCATCGGCCTTCATCGGGACTCCTCGGGGCGGTGGTGCTGCCCGGTCCGCAGCCGGGTTCGTGACGTGGTCCGGGACGGGGTCCATGACGTCCTCATGAACTTTACCTTGGTCGGCCAAGTAATGGGTTACAGTGGCGCTCGGTCAATTACTTGGCCGACCACATAACTCCCCTGGGGGCTCCCATGACCACAGTGTTCGATCCCGTCGATCTCTCCGGTACGCAGCTTTCCAACCGCATCGCCCTCGCACCCATGACCCGCAGCCGGGCAGGCGAGGGGGGCACGGCCACCGACCTCACCGTCACGTACTACACCCAGCGGGCCTCGGCCGGGCTCCTCATCACCGAGGGCATCCAGCCGTCCGTGGTCGGTCAGGGATAC from Streptomyces sp. B1I3 includes:
- a CDS encoding MarR family winged helix-turn-helix transcriptional regulator, whose amino-acid sequence is MKADATPAEATATAPDGAACTDALPSAALGGPVSHAVSRVARLHRNAAARLLKGLGLYPGQEFLMMHLWDSGAVRQSELIRSVDLDPSTVTKMLQRLEQTGHVRRRPDPDDRRAVLVEATDESCALHTAVRNAWSGLEEHTLAGLDPAERAELARLLAKVEGNLCQEAGDCPGR